A portion of the Glycine max cultivar Williams 82 chromosome 10, Glycine_max_v4.0, whole genome shotgun sequence genome contains these proteins:
- the LOC102660910 gene encoding uncharacterized protein, whose amino-acid sequence MAAEQNSDFVDLWKLKIPAKAQVFAWRCIRDRLSTKMNLTRRQVVVNDLMCPLCGEVEEEAAHLFFNCRNILPLWWESLSWMGLSTAVPQSPRDHYLHHVLEFADRKKLISWRCWRIAMTWTTWKLRNRIVFQNAIFDGRKLMEDAILTLWTWLKTMDTDFATHFNQWSSNLKEVFRN is encoded by the coding sequence ATGGCAGCTGAGCAGAATTCAGACTTCGTGGACTTATGGAAGCTTAAAATTCCAGCTAAAGCACAGGTGTTTGCTTGGAGATGTATAAGGGACAGACTTTCGACAAAGATGAATCTAACAAGGCGACAAGTGGTGGTCAATGACTTGATGTGCCCACTATGTGGAGAGGTAGAGGAGGAGGCTGCTCACTTATTCTTTAATTGCCGCAATATCCTACCCCTATGGTGGGAGTCTTTATCTTGGATGGGCTTATCAACAGCAGTACCCCAAAGTCCTAGGGATCATTACTTGCATCACGTGCTCGAATTTGCAGACAGAAAGAAACTTATAAGTTGGAGATGTTGGCGGATTGCAATGACATGGACAACTTGGAAGCTTAGAAACAGAATAGTATTCCAAAATGCCATTTTTGATGGAAGAAAATTGATGGAAGATGCAATTTTAACTCTTTGGACATGGCTTAAAACCATGGACACGGACTTTGCAACTCACTTCAATCAATGGTCTTCTAATCTCAAGGAAGTGTTTAGGAATTAG